DNA from Coffea arabica cultivar ET-39 chromosome 10c, Coffea Arabica ET-39 HiFi, whole genome shotgun sequence:
tccttctgaatctcaacgttTAGCCCTTGGACGAAACGCCTTATCCGCCTCTGCTCAGTCACGATTAATTCGGGAGCGAACTTAGACAACCTGGTAAACTGGCTTTCATACTCGGCAacggtttgagttccctggcggagcctaatgaactcatcttctttcttctcCTGGATCAAAGGTGGAAAATACTTCGTATTGAATTCTCTcatgaagttcacccacgtccttggggtttgctctctttcccatttcagccTTAcgatattccaccaagaacgtgCTGCTCCTTCCAGTTAgaagacagcaaatgtgacctgccgctcctcggtatagtgtagcgcggcaaatatatcgatcatcttctctagCCACCTCTCGGCCACGTCGgggtctggtcctccaagaaattgcggtggggagaacttctgaaatcgttcGAGGGCTTTATCCTCACCCTCTATATGATTACCAGGGTTGCCCGGCTGATTAACAGGATTTTGACCCTGATGTCCCACTACATGGGCCAATAAATCTGTCATACGTTGAATGGCGGCAGCTACCTGAACATTAGGATCTGCTCGAGGTTCAGGGTTAGGTTCAGGCGTTGGTTCTCGATTTGCCCCTCCAATCGGGGTTTGCCTACGGCCGCGCCCTCGGCCTCGTCCTCTACGTGTACTCTCCATTGGTTTAACCACTCTAGGGTCGAAACGCAAATAAAATAGTAAAGCAAATGCAAGTAGGTACGAGTACAAAAGTAGATACAACTCAAAAGGGCATATATATAGAACACAACTTGATCCAGCAAGTCACACAGTATCAGTCAGATGTAAGCAAAAGCAAGTCCAGGAAAGTAACGAGGTCAAAATCCAAAATGCACTAGACAAACTAGGCCCAAAAGTATAAAACATCAAGCTAAAAGCTTTTCCATGCGTTCGATCCATAACCTACAGGGATATataatttatatcttaatccgGGCTAATCACACTTCATGAATTCTTAATATCACACAAAGTTCCgcaatcaaattcccaattggCCTAAGCGATcactaacctaggctctcatctatTTAGTAGtcaggtacaagaatcccaaaataagataaGTTCACAACTCGGGCTGGCCAGGCCCAAGAGTAAttcatctacaatcgagattcccaCCCGACCTACAGATCTACTATCTCCAAGCACCATAATAAAAGTTTAATACTTATAACACTTCACGATCCATGACTTATGCTCAAAGAGCCCTTAAACGTTCATAAATATTCACAAAATCGGGACCATAAcgccacttggcccaagctcactccgcgcagagaccacgcgaagtggctctgataccacttgtaacggccccacctccccctaaggcgaaccagagggctcggcggaccgcctgcccagctctcgccgggactcagtcgatcactacactCACCGCTCTAAAGTACGCGTGACAGAAACCAAAGGAAACGAACAATACGGAAACCTCCAAGCTATAAGGTTGAAAGTCCCTGCCAAAATTTGTTTCTCTACCTTTTCACGCTTGAGTATACTCGTCCGAAACCTCCGTAGTTTCAATAACTCCAGGCAACCATAACGAATGAACACGTTGGAGAGGGGTAACACGTTTACATAAGCAAACACTTTTAGATATATACATGATCACAAtgttacaaatcaaaagggagttgtttgatcaaaatACATTCAAGGTTTCCatctattgaggagctatacaaaagaatatatataaccagctcaactcatgcttccaaaagattttcctgtaaggaaaacaaggataacaaaacggggtgagctataagcccaatgaggtaccaaaataaagaGATACAGTCAAGGACCAAGTAATTCcatgctcaattaatcacatacaTGTGCCCAACAGGAAAATAAGTAAACAATCCAgacagaaaggatacagatggctctcaggagccaatttcccgttgcagtacttgatccgactatgttgaccctccgtcaactttcaaataagaaaacccatccagtagaacaccgctTTAACGCCAAGTCCCGTCCACCATTCATACCcattaccgggcccgaacgccgaatagaaacaggaatggtaatactcgagtataccgggattcaagagtctcaatactcaagaATTCCATGAAGCAGGCACCCACGAttttgtcaatttcctcgaccaagcccttgcatggctcgatttaattaactccccatgaggttgagctcaggtttaacaaggAAGCCATTGGACGcatccaaacgacattataacaagtgCAGGTAACAGGTTCAAGTTCATAACATGTACAAGTGATGGATTTCAGTTTATACCACACAGGCAAGAGtacgagtgtggtaaagtacaccctcatctcaatTACACTAAACAGGATTCACAGTCATTCATGTCATAGATTTCACGTACAGATATCTCAAGTAGCATCAATACAAGgggtggtacactcaccagatcAAACAAGAAtagtttcaaaagtttccttgcCAAGTGTGATTTTACTCGctggcacctcctagaacaagcaaGGCAAACACTTACTACTTGACATTACAATTGGAATCAAAGAAATTTGCAAGTATCCCGGTTACAAGTCCTGTGCGTAACCAcatgaaccattaatgcaaaggcAATGCGACTTCGGAGTGAAAAGGAGTAACAATCGGTCTTAAAGGCATGAAAAACCTCAATACTCTATCTATCATAGGTAACCAACTCCAAagttgaagtagaaaatgaatgTACAATCATTACtcggaaaacaggatttttcaGTTTTGCATATTCCTCTAAGAAAAATtgtatctcaagttttgtaagtccaaaattgataaaatttacacCGTTAGAAACTACATtcaaagggttataactttccagaaaacaccatcTTAAGATTCAGAACGCAAGTCGGTCAAATTTAAGTCGCAAGGTACTGCTTTAACCATCACAAGACAGAACAGGTTACAATTCCagttaactttgaaaaatcactatAAATTGtacggacagaaacagggtctgaaatttacacggtttatagccctatgtgtctagtttaaaatgcaacaaacggaactcaattccgatattcttacatcaagatatagtaaTTTTCCTAAGACTGCGCAGGAGCTCttacgaaaattttgacagcacttCCCTTagtttttccttacttttccaaccaaacctcaataccAATTCACTCCTCAATTCACCACAATCTTTCCCACAAACAACAAGCTATAAAACACCTTGAATTAAGACCACAATATCCTTCAAATGCAACCACATAAAAGAGTAAAATataaaccctaaaactggaaattttgctACAAAAGCTGAAATTCTTTGAAGACAAGCAAAACCAACATTCTCAAGCTCAAAATTACTCTTATCAACTACCAAATCATAGCCCAAACATTAATCATCATATGAGGACAGAAATTTTGctataaaactgaaattcactATACCTCTACTTAAACCCATAAACTAAGCTACAAAACTTCACATGTAACCTCTCCAATCCACTACTTTGCAAGTACAAGAAGTAAAAGAAAGGTTCTAGGTGGCTTACCTTGAAACTTAAGGAGAAATGATAGTTTAGAGCTCCAACTCCAAAACTCACTCCACCAATCCCTTAAACCCCTCCTAGCTAGCACTTGTATGGAAGGAATTAGAAAGCAAatggtgaaatctcaagatcaaagagaaaattgaaactagaagtggaagagctttctttcttttcctctcaagcTAGCCGGCTGAACAAGGgaagaaaatgaagatattttgtaGCAAAAAGGTGATAAGTATGGAagaaaacagccggtcaaagctgctgaccggctgtgctacgtcagaatccggccagaatctggccggatactgGCCAGAGAGTAACtagttttttttcaaaaacgtCAAGCAATCTGGCcatcaatccggccaagaactggccggatttccggccggattcggtCCTTTAGTTctttcgaattttttttttctaaggtCAATCCAATGAATATATATTTCAAAACTCACACAACAATACTTAGTACACACCAATACATGTGCAcatatatgaaatgaaacccTCCTTAGTGATAGGTAacaaattcttttcatttacaaaaataagagaaataaGCATCCAAATAAATACGgagaaaaggtgaaaatttagggttctcacaaccACCACacacccttgatatttttgcaaaatatccccccctcataCTCATCCTCTTGGCTGAAATTGTGGCtaaaaatgtataggagagagagaaaaattcatggttttggtggtgacaagtgtcaccaccctatggtCCCTTAgttgatattttttttccttgccttcttatcaccttggagctgtctttcttcttcatttttctgctatcttggctgagagagagagagagaggaaagccCAAGGGAGAGTTGCCTAATCCATCTTGAATTTggatcatccaagtgaggaaacaaaaaactaaaccgattaaaaccttccttgagtgtttagctagtggtgtgttggtgaaattttggaaggaaaagctagggCTGCTCTTGGTAGTCATTTTAGCAAGGTAATAATGCTGTTTTCCCCAttttttactcttaatcttgtttaacttGGCATAGCACCATAgatttgtggtggatgatagctattatcatgttttgggtggatatagtgtatgttttcttgagttacatgagttagAGTTTGAGGtttttgctgcctatacttgttgtatggaggtatatgttgtatctaagttTATATAAGTGAtggtggtagtgattgaagcaagaaatgaagaaagtttcctttgaatcccaaaattccagatttctggaaaatttcagtactgttctgtccggtttcttTGCcctaggttagaggccgaattaggcttggaataaaacatgcaagttgtagagaatgatattttataggtgcctacaaaatttcagcccaatcggagcaacgtagcctgtggaaagaccaaattaccctcactgttttaggaTGTTTCCAATGTTCCGTTTTaatcagttcatccagtttatcatgtttattcactaggatccgtgctgatttagccattttccaaaacatgaaagtttttgtactctgtcttagattttcaaatcatccaagaacaccttaaacggaccttggtagcctgagatatgaccattctagtgcagtgcggataattagccgtatagttggaagttggctctgtaatttgggaatttgaccaggttacactggaaatttgtcTATGTGaacttcatgaaagttgtaggactttgtcttagcttcgaaacggtataagttacacttcaatccgataagcgtagtatTGGTTGTTTCATTTCCGCAAAAACCCATCAGatctgtcttttactaaagcttatttccgcacttgttattaacttgaattttgtccttgtattgtcttgagcctattggacggctattgaagttagattgttgtgtgtgtacctttgggtttgaatgagaaaaataatgaagccataaatggctggaaataggaaaatacaaagggcgtgctgcccataTTTACGCTTGatgactagaaaactatacttacACTTTGTATTAGTAGTTATTTGAATTTTCTTTGGTCCACTTAAACTTTGGAGGGGTTAACTGtcatattttctcttggctattattagggtttcttggcgattgagagtgttatccgggaggatactttggacattattttgcttaaataggtgagtgttctatatatgctttgtttctatgactatgaggattgttgtgactatgtgattatttctgaatatttgattaaatgttaattgttttctatgatttctaaaatgaacttttgttaggtgagtgtgtactttatcgcactcgacctaaataaatatgaaattttcggtgattaaatgttaaaatactagttgcgcatggatgtaagcctttttgattgaactgggcccttgcccttgttaccgatcgactcgaaccagaagcagactcggtcgggcgatatggtgacctgggtgaacatttggtatacttgagtattaccttgtagtccggctaacgtccggatgggtggagtccggtcaacgtccggatggggggggaaagcctggccaacgtccaggaggaggtgaatgagaatgaacaaacgaactaaaaaaattaggggttttacttacaaagatacatttttttttataattggaggaataagggaatgaataGGGAACAaacgaacgaattgctccttgtgagcctgtatccttttaatgaatgtattaacATTGCTTTATactggacatgttttctggattatttgttattacatgattaatgtcttTGTTCAATTACTTGCTTTTGTATATAgaatctcactgagcttttagctcatccctttagttttgttttccttaacaggggaaggcacgcaaggatgagagcttggtatagactagcttggtctagctccttgtttttgtaatggttctcgccctagtgtttGGCTCGgactggttgtatggtgaagtgagaacctttgtatattcgatgtttgtacttccttttgagatagtaatgcacataagttttgcgttaagttttggatcgccgttatatttattcctgtgatttatttcgattttacttaaggactgtagtgagtgagtgagtcccggcgagagttgggcaggcgacccgccaaaccctggggtatgccctagggggaggtggggccgtaaAAAATTGTCCCAGTGTGTTGTTATTGGACCATTGGACCtacaaaaaagtaaaaagaatgGTAATGATAGATAATGCCACCACCATCCGATCAATCTTACtttcaagaaatgtgtaaacGTGAGTACTTGAACGTTTTTCCGATATAGCGAAAACTTCACTTTACTCTGTGAACTGTGTCAAGTTTCCTCAACTTCCAACGCTAACAAGACCCTTGGTATTTAGTCAATCATAGGGGTTGCCATTTGATAAATTCTTGATCCAACTTTGCTCGTCGAATCACATTCCATCTTCTTGACTTCTAATGCTAATCAGACACTTGGTATCCAGGTAATTGCAATAAATCACAGGGATTGCCATTGGATAAATCCAAAAATAAATGAGACCATGAAACAAATGAAAGAATATTATATTTACACAATCAATGATGAAAATTTCCgtaatttgaaaacaaaaattacttTAAATGAATCTGTAAACTTAACAATTTATATTGGATAAACCAAAACCCTTTAATCTCAAACAAATTATCACCGTTGACTCTTTGGATATCGTCCTTCCAAAATTCAATGTCGGCAACCGAACCACAAGGTGAATAGAAATTTTAACAAACTGAGTCATCAGCCTTTCAAATCCAAGCTTACTTCTCCTTATAAAATCCTACCCTAGTGCCCTTTCGGGTTCTCACTAAGGCTACtctcacctttttatttttcttccatttctttttcttctttttccctttttctaaaGGTGCCCTTTCGATTTTTCACCTGATGAACAATGCCTACCAATAGCCTTTATCAATTCAGAAATGTGCTTTAAGAAATGATAGCATCAGTGTGACAATCCTTCCCTTTCAAAATTGGTGAAGGCATACTGACATCATTTGTCATTTGATTAAGAAAATTTCCTTAAAGAAGTGGTGCAAAAAAacggaagtcaggacttttggcttttataatggggtctggtggggtgatAAGAAAAGGTTAAGGTTTGAAGGCAAATTTTATGAatggtttaaatgatctgagatTGCATTGTTgcaccaaccctattttaggattaaatcaaaacttgccccagtttattcttAATTGAggctctcttttctttcatttttcttttcttcctttttctttttcggccttctgccatttcattgaaatttttaaaatttgccccagtttatttttaattgaggttcactcttttccttttcttttatttccctTTCTTTCGGCTCAAActtaccccagtgtggggtttgcaattcccaagggttgccaaacgaagtaatttattctgaaggctcaaaggGACAACTAgagatagaatgtttgattggaaaggaagagggCCTAactttcattccattcttcACATTAACCCTAAAAGGAAACTTCCATTTATCAGAtgaaaatttcttacacatctCCGAATTGATTGGCTGAGGGAACAAGTGCTCCATCAGGCGATATCTTTTTGATAATAAGAGCACCTTACCAATTCGCGGCAAACTCttcttttggcttcattttgtaCTGACGAAACCCACCTTAATGCTTTGCCTTCTTGTCTGAATGGTCATGATTTGACCCTTTAATGGTAATTACGGACCAATCCTTTTGATCATATTGACCATGATGGACTATGTTTAACTGCTTCTTATTCCTAATCTTGATCTCGATTCGGCTTGAACTTCTTTTTATTCCATTCGGGtttctttgaaacattttcggaTGCCTCTTCCCCACTcctctcattttgaaattcaaattcacattCGTGAGATCACTGCCATCAAATTTctgaacagtgatatccaaagggtcagacGGTTTTATTTTGAgccatctgaaaagaatgtgtaagtcacaatatatataaaactgtacattttattgaatttcCAGACAAAAACCAAACTTAATATCATGAAACGTGTCTTTAGCAGTCACttgattgaaaactatttatAAAAAACATAGTTAAACAAAAGACACATGTATGAACGATTTTCATTGGTTTTAACCAAAACAACTCCCCAAATTTATCGAAACTTCCCTTCAAGAGGAACCTCACTAATTTAGCCATttccaggattttcaaatttcttcattggGGATAAATGCCtcgaaggtgtccttgtgttcagaAAAGGGATTCGTACTTATGTGCAGTCATtgttcttcctttttccttaaCACTATATTTCCTGCTTCGATCATGTCCTGGATCTTATATTTTAGTACCCAACAGTTACTGGTCGAGTGACCGGCCGCTCCAGAATGGTAGGCACAAGCAGCTTGAGGGTCGTACCCAGAAGAGAGACCTCGACGAGAGTAGTTTGGAGGAGGTATGTCATCGATTTCACCGGCGGTCTTGAGCTGTTCGTACAGTTGGTCAATGGGTCGGCCTAAGTTGGTAAAAGTTCGAGATCGATCaggtttttgtattttattggtTTGAGGAGGGTTGTAAGTCTGTCAGTTTGGTGGAGCAGGTCTGGGATTATAAGGTAGACGAGATTGAATTTGAGGATTGTTTTGAGATATTGGGAAGGGTATTGTAGGTGGGCTTGCATAGTTTGGCTGAGGTCGAGAGTGATTGGTAGTAGTATGGTAAACAGGACGTGGGTTTGGGTAGCAAGATGAATATGTGTGGTAACGTTGGGATCTGGGTCTTGAAAACGGTCCTTGGCCCCACACAAAAGTAGTTTCCTCCTCTTTCTTCTGGAGTTGAGGCTCCCTTCTGTTATTACTCTGACCTTGCAAGGCGTCCAACTGTGATTTTAAAGCTGATACATTGACAATTTTCCCTGCTTTGACATATTCATCATATTCCTCCAACTTATTGATAATTGCTGCAAATGAACACCCGGTCATGCAAAAAATCTCCTCAAAGTAGGGCAGGTCATGAGTTTTGATGAACGTACGAACAATCTCATCTTTAATCATAGGGGGCTCCACCTTGGCGGCCAATTTCCTCCATCTTTTCGCATATGTCTTGTGGTTTTCGGATGGTTTCCTCTTGGTTCCCTCCAATGTGGTCCTCGTTGGAGCCAACTTGCAATTGTATtcgtattgccttacaaaagtGGTTGATAAGTCCAGCCATGTCCTCATATCCTCGGGtttcaaattggaataccagTCCAGTGCATCGCCTTCTAAGCTTTTAGGAAACAAACGAACTGGTAGATTCTCGTCATCTATTGGcttgcccaacttgttggcaaacattcGGAGATGCGTCTTGGGGTTACCCGTTCCGTCATACTTGCTAAACTTGGGCGTTTTGAAACCCATGGGCAATTGCATATCCGGAATAGGCACAGTTCGTTGTAGTTCAGAcctccttgtttgttcaaaccttggcttttccttATGAACTCCTCAAACCGATCCAATTGCTTTAGCAAATTCTTATCCATCGATGCGGATGACTCCCCAGCTTTTGCTTTCCCTTGGGTGGCGATATCCATGTTGAATGGCTCAGCGATGGAGTAATAATGTGGTCCCTGAGGTTCGAGTGGCATATTCAGACTAATGTGTGGGTAATTTTGGGGAATTTGAGGGTGAGGAGGATTGGTTTGGATAGCGGGTGCATGGGTATGGGATAggccatgagtgggatagaTAAAAGTTTCTTCACACGGATTTGCAAAATGCGGGGTAAAGGGGGTTTGAGTATAGGGTAAAAGTATTGGTTACGGTTCAGGTTGGTTAGCAGGTAAAGGCTCAGGCTGACCACCGCTACCACTATCAGCAACCAACTGGTCGATCATGTGCCGTTGGGTGGTCATTTCCATATTCAACTcattgaatttattcaaaacttCACTCAGTTGAGCTCCTAGGTTGGCCAAATCAGCTAATGGGGCTGTTACAGGCCTGTCGGATGATTCCGGGTGTGTACTCATATTTACACAGTTTCTCAAAGCCTGACTGCGAGATCGTGTAACGATGGGGCTTTTTGTGTAgctatatttaaaaaatacctgaaaatttaggaaaaatccCTATTTAGACTTCTTTTCTGGCTTAACTGCTgttaaaagaaagagaaaaaaagagaaaacgagttagtaaaaattaaagtaattcggatgcatgtcttatgggggaaccctttttatgccaagggtaggtctagaatgagaatgcaatcctccagagtaggcactatacaatacctgatggatccgattaacttattgagtgaaaaataatttgaaaaaatttgtccAATTGGAATGAAAAAGGGACATCTGTccaaaaaatgaggacaaagtccgaatggat
Protein-coding regions in this window:
- the LOC140015890 gene encoding uncharacterized protein — its product is MGFKTPKFSKYDGTGNPKTHLRMFANKLGKPIDDENLPVRLFPKSLEGDALDWYSNLKPEDMRTWLDLSTTFVRQYEYNCKLAPTRTTLEGTKRKPSENHKTYAKRWRKLAAKVEPPMIKDEIVRTFIKTHDLPYFEEIFCMTGCSFAAIINKLEEYDEYVKAGKIVNVSALKSQLDALQGQSNNRREPQLQKKEEETTFTYNPPQTNKIQKPDRSRTFTNLGRPIDQLYEQLKTAGEIDDIPPPNYSRRGLSSGYDPQAACAYHSGAAGHSTSNCWVLKYKIQDMIEAGNIVLRKKEEQ